The genomic region GTATGGGCCCACGTGAAGAGAGATCAAAAGTCGGCAGCTGCTCCCCACTCATGCTTGTCAGCCCGCAGTTTTGACCCGAAAACGCTTATTCGAGTCTGTCTGATCTGACATGTTATTCCCGGACGCAGCGACTTGGCAGAAGAGTATCCGGACATATCCGCGACTTCACATTAACGCGTATGTCTACTCGGCGAAGATTTCGATATTCACCTCACCCATTGCACGATGGTTCAGGAAGCTGATTGACCCGGTTCCTATTGAGACAACATATACTCAAATGATCCATCCCGACAGCTCAGCCAAAATTCAATAATAAGATGAACCGGAACGGTCTCGTTTGTTGTTACGATTTCGGCCTGGATAACTAACGCTGGACTTGACAAACCCGACTTAAACATTATATAGGTCGGTGCCTGAGGGGCAGAGTTCTGACAAGCTGAAAGGAGATAACATCATGATAGAATCGACCAAGGCTCAGAAGACGCCCACGGACAAGACTGGCTTCTCGAGTTTGACGGATACTGAAGTAATGAAATCTGAAAGCACATTTGGAGCCCATCATTATCGCAGACTGAAAACCGTCGTGCGGAGAGCAGAAGGTGCCTGGCTATACACTCAAGATGGCAAGAAAATTCTTGACTGCCTCGCGGCATACAGCGCGGCAAATCAGGGGCACAATCATCCGACAATCGTCGCTGCCCTGGTTGATGCTCTGCAGCAAAGATATGGATCAGTTGTCTCCAACGTCGTCTACACCGACCTCCTCGCTTCCTTTCTGGAGAAAGTAGCCACCATGCTTCCGAACCTCGCTCCAAGGTTTGGCGGTGAAGGCAACAAGGTACTTCCGAAGAACGGAGGAGTCGAGTCTGTTGAGACTGCTGTCAAACTTGCCCGCTATTATGGATTCCATGAGAAAGGGATACCTGACGGCAAGCAGGAGATAATCGTCTTCAAGAATAACTTCCACGGCAGAATGATAACTGTCATTTCATTTTCGACAAACGAGCATTACAAAAAAGGTTTTGGTCCGCTGACTCCCGGATTCAAAGCTGTGGATTTCGGTGATCTCGACGGAGTCGAATCCCTGATGAATGAGAACACTTGCGGAATCCTTGTTGAGCCGATGCAGGGTGAAGGCGGAATGTATCCGGCACCCCCCGGATTCCTTAAAGGACTTCGCGAACTCGCGGATAAGAATGACCTGCTATTGATTTTCGACGAAATTCAGGTCGGCCTCGGTCGAACCGGCAAGATGTTCTGCTTCGAACACGAGAATGTCATTCCGGACGCTATTGTCCTCGGCAAAGCGATTTCCGGCGGACTTGTCCCTGTATCTGTCATGGTCACAAGCGCAGAACTGATGGACATGGCGTTTTCACCCGGCTCCGATGGTTCCACATTCGGTGGCTATCCACTCGCCTGTGCCGCAGGCATCGCTGCTTTAGGTGTTATAGAGGATGAGAAACTTGCAGATCGCTCAGCCTCAATGGGCAAGATCCTGAAAAACAGAATCCTCGACATCGCCTCGCGTTCTTCGCATGTCAAAGAGGTTAGAGGCGAAGGGCTGTTCATCGGCATTGAGGTCAAGAACGGTAATGCCATGGAATTCTGCTCGAAACTTCTCGAAATGGATATGCTGGCCAACGACAGCCATCACCACACGATCCGAATCAGCCCACCACTTATCATCGGTGATAGCGAGATCGATTATATCTGCGAAAGACTCGAAAAAGTACTCGTGGACTAACAATAGCGATTACAAGAAGGCCCGTCCCCTAATGGATGGGCTTTTTCAATAATAGTGACATCCCCTCTACATTGATTTCTTGCAAGTTTCTGTACCGGACTGTGTCAGATACGTAATTAGCTGATTTCGCCGCTGATGCGAAATCGATGTTCGTTATCGTCACGATATGTAGGAAGAGGTGTGGATGACTAGTCTAACTCAGTGTTGGAAGTCGGTGATTGTAATCGCCGCAGTCGGTTTGATTCCTGCTGCGTTGATTGGCTGCAAGTCTAATTATATCGCCGGCCAATGGGCAAGTGATCCGATGTCAGTCGATGGTCAAATCGGCGACTGGGATGGAATTCCGATCACATACTTCGAAGACAAAGGCGCTGTGCTCGGAATGGCCAATGACTCCTCCAACCTCTTCATCTATCTGCGATTTCGAGATCCCATGTGGGCAAGATCGATCAAGATGACAGGATTGACGATCTGGCTCGATGCCAAAGGCAAGAAGAGTAAAGACCTCTCAATCCGATATGTAGGCGGAATCACAAAAGAAGAGATGACGGAGGCTATGGAGCCGAATTCAGATGCCATGACTCGAATGATGGACGAGGAACAGCGCAAGAAGATGGATGAGAAGTTGTCACAGCCAGATCAATTCACCCTTGTCGATGAATCACGCTGGTATCTGCCGAAAGATCTCGATTTTGAAGGACTCAACGGTCCGGCAGTAGCCTACGCATCGGAACAGGGCTTCTACAACTACGAATTCATGATTCCACTGCATGAATGCACCGATGGATTCTACGGCCTCGGTGTTCACCCCGGTCATGTATTGGGTATTGGGGCAGAATGGGGCGACATGGGAATGGGTCAGCGTCCATCCGGGATGCGTGGTGGAGACGGACCGTCCGGAGGAGGAATGCCTCCCGGGGGCGGTAGAGGCGGCGGACGTGGTGGTGGTCCTCCGGGTGACAAGCGCCCAGAGATGCCTGAAAAACAGGAAGTGTGGTTAAGAACAACACTCGCGGTGAATATGCAAGAATGAACGCTGCAGGCTTCGGGTGATTCCACAATCTGCTCGCGGCCGCTACATAGTAGCTGCTGCAACATAAAGCCGCACTCACCGTACGGATCAGTACGATCGGAGCGACCGTTTTCGTATTGCGGTTCGATGATGTTTGCTGTATCGTCAGGCGTGTAGCCCCGGCACTCAGTTGTCACACTGGAGAATAATCGGTTGAGAATTGCCATTCACGATCTT from Candidatus Zixiibacteriota bacterium harbors:
- the rocD gene encoding ornithine--oxo-acid transaminase — protein: MIESTKAQKTPTDKTGFSSLTDTEVMKSESTFGAHHYRRLKTVVRRAEGAWLYTQDGKKILDCLAAYSAANQGHNHPTIVAALVDALQQRYGSVVSNVVYTDLLASFLEKVATMLPNLAPRFGGEGNKVLPKNGGVESVETAVKLARYYGFHEKGIPDGKQEIIVFKNNFHGRMITVISFSTNEHYKKGFGPLTPGFKAVDFGDLDGVESLMNENTCGILVEPMQGEGGMYPAPPGFLKGLRELADKNDLLLIFDEIQVGLGRTGKMFCFEHENVIPDAIVLGKAISGGLVPVSVMVTSAELMDMAFSPGSDGSTFGGYPLACAAGIAALGVIEDEKLADRSASMGKILKNRILDIASRSSHVKEVRGEGLFIGIEVKNGNAMEFCSKLLEMDMLANDSHHHTIRISPPLIIGDSEIDYICERLEKVLVD